A region of Triplophysa dalaica isolate WHDGS20190420 chromosome 20, ASM1584641v1, whole genome shotgun sequence DNA encodes the following proteins:
- the rcc2 gene encoding protein RCC2 homolog: MPRKKVTDVSGNGGVKRKRAGGKKNERDFSSDDEFDDYEQENSKKPGKPAVKAGLQPVTVADDVKEKIKLEVPQVKGQVLVFGATNWDLIGRKEVPKQQAAYRNLGQNLWGPHRYGCLNDVQVSYVMSGPCAAHSLLITTEGKLWSWGRNEKGQLGHGDTKRMEAPKLVEGLGEEVIVAAACGRNHTLALTENGIVYSFGENKLGQLGQGNQTDAVLSPAKIQYNGQPIVKVACGAEFSMIVDCKGNLYSFGCPEYGQLGHNSDGKFIARAQRIEYDCELIPRRVAIFIEKTKDGQVLPVPNVVARDVACGGNHTLVLDSQKRVFSWGFGGYGRLGHAEQKDEMVPRLVKLFDFPGRGASQIYCGYQCSFAVNETGGLFFWGVTNTSRESTMYPKAVQDLCGWKVRSLGCGKSSIVIAADDSTISWGPSPTFGELGYGDNKPKSSTTAQEVKTLDGVYAEQVVMGYAHSLVIARQETEQEKERLKKLPEYNPRTL; this comes from the exons ATGCCACGCAAGAAGGTGACGGATGTGTCCGGCAACGGGGGAGTCAAGAGAAAAAGAGCTGGTGGAAAAAAGAATGAGCGAGATTTTAGCAGTGACGACGAGTTTGATGACTATGAACAAGAAAACTCAAAGAAACCAGGAAAGCCTGCGGTTAAAGCAGGACTGCAGCCCGTCACTGTGGCGGATGATGTGAAGGAGAAGATT AAACTTGAAGTTCCACAAGTCAAAGGTCAAGTGCTTGTTTTTGGAGCCACCAACTGGGATTTGATTGGCAGGAAAGAAGTGCCAAAACAACAAG CTGCTTACAGGAACCTTGGGCAGAATCTGTGGGGTCCACATCGCTACGGATGTCTTAATGATGTCCAGGTTAGCTATGTGATGTCTGGACCCTGTGCTGCCCACAGTCTCCTCATCACCACGGAGGGCAAACTGTGGAGCTGGG GTCGCAATGAAAAGGGGCAGTTAGGGCATGGAGACACTAAACGAATGGAGGCTCCAAAACTAGTTGAGGGACTGGGAGAGGAAGTGATTGTAGCAGCTGCCTGTGGTCGAAATCACACCTTGGCTTTAACAG AAAATGGTATCGTCTACTCGTTTGGAGAAAATAAACTGGGACAGCTAGGTCAAGGCAATCAGACAGATGCTGTGCTCAGCCCGGCTAAA ATCCAATACAACGGGCAGCCCATTGTCAAAGTTGCCTGCGGTGCAGAGTTCAGTATGATAGTGGACTGCAAGGGGAACCTTTATTCTTTCGGGTGCCCTGAATATGGCCAGCTTG GGCATAACTCAGACGGAAAGTTCATTGCTCGTGCCCAGCGCATCGAGTATGACTGTGAGCTGATTCCTAGACGGGTAGCCATTTTTATTGAGAAGACCAAGGATGGCCAAGTGCTTCCTGTGCCCAACGTTGTGGCTCGGGATGTAGCATGTGGTGGCAATCACACA CTGGTTCTGGATTCCCAGAAGCGTGTGTTTTCCTGGGGATTTGGGGGATATGGTCGTTTAGGTCACGCAGAACAGAAAGATGAAATGGTCCCGCGGTTAGTCAAGCTTTTTGACTTCCCTGGCCGTGGAGCATCCCAAATATACTGTGGCTACCAGTGTTCCTTCGCTGTGAATGAGACAG GTGGACTATTTTTCTGGGGAGTGACAAACACATCCCGTGAGTCCACCATGTACCCTAAAGCTGTGCAGGACCTGTGTGGATGGAAGGTACGAAGTCTGGGTTGTGG GAAGAGCAGTATTGTCATAGCAGCCGATGATAGCACCATTAGCTGGGGACCGTCTCCCACATTCGGAGAGCTG gGCTATGGGGATAACAAGCCCAAATCATCCACTACTGCTCAAGAGGTTAAAACTCTGGATGGGGTTTACGCTGAACAG GTGGTCATGGGCTATGCACATTCCCTGGTTATTGCTCGCCAAGAGACAGAGCAGGAGAAGGAAAGGCTCAAGAAGCTCCCTGAATACAACCCACGCACACTCTGA
- the LOC130409397 gene encoding 60S ribosomal protein L22-like, whose protein sequence is MALTKQASSKGGKKKKHLVKFTLDCTHPVEDGIMDAANFELFLQERIKVNGKAGNLGGGVVSIERNKSKITVSSEVPFSKRYLKYLTKKYLKKNNLRDWLRVVANTKESYELRYFQINQDEEDEDED, encoded by the exons ATGGCGCTTACG AAGCAGGCGAGCTCTAAAGGAGGAAAGAAGAAGAAGCATCTTGTAAAGTTCACGTTGGACTGCACCCATCCGGTTGAAGATGGGATTATGGATGCTGCCAACTTT GAGCTGTTCCTACAGGAGCGGATCAAAGTGAATGGCAAAGCTGGAAATCTGGGAGGTGGAGTCGTGTCCATTGAAAGGAACAAGAGCAAAATCACAGTTTCTTCTGAGGTGCCCTTCTCCAAGAG GTATCTGAAATATCTCACAAAGAAATACTTGAAGAAGAACAATCTGAGGGACTGGTTACGTGTTGTGGCTAACACTAAAGAAAGCTATGAGCTTCGCTACTTCCAGATCAACCAGGATGAGGAAGATGAGGACGAGGATTAA
- the rnf207b gene encoding RING finger protein 207 isoform X1: protein MSGEIFSPLNNLYDLDSANCHPLVCHLCQEQYEHPCLLDCYHTFCASCLRGRVVGSRLICPLCGHQSIVKGINALPPQDRLLKFLLDNSADSEETVQCANCDLEYKKQDVDAMYYCNTCCQPLCRDCRETTHKAKMFACHEIVSLAKRTKEAHKKCALHGELYIMFSTEKKSMLCINCFRDMQVESRAHCIDIETAYIQGCEKLDQAVLAVKELQTSAREAIALLKAMIGEVRTNVDEEESAICTLFNNMQEKLAERKKMLLKAALSQHEEKERAFKEQLSHLAALLPTLQVNLVTCSAFLNSANKFEFLDMGYQLMERLKKIVKLPHRLRPAQSSKINTEYRSEFARCLEPLLLLAHRRSVSTAGIVTLGLANTSGQMQSSLSVQCHSPSMSDMSLCSSVVRKPSSHRYISTKVLLAEGGETPFMEHCCSYENSFRTLHTEIQKLKDQVQEIHRDLTKHHSLIKTDTMGEILERSLQMDEQISTDYSSVELMRAMFEEIWEETLQRVANEQEIYEAQLYDLLQLKQENFCLTTIARQIGPYIQSIAKVKERLEPRLKEPKELQDDRTEIMLKLYEDSTSTPDTQPSNELSCNVEDNRTFNSLSEETTPKKKDCYRTSKQKNIDTANRKEITL from the exons ATGTCTGGAGAAATTTTCTCCCCTCTGAATAATCTTTATGACCTGGACAGTGCCAACTGCCACCCTCTGGTGTGCCATTTGTGCCAAGAACAATATGAGCATCCATGTTTACTGGACTGCTATCACACCTTCTGTGCCAGCTGTCTGCGTGGTAGGGTAGTGGGGAGCCGGCTGATCTGCCCCCTGTGTGG ACATCAGTCTATTGTGAAAGGGATAAATGCTCTGCCCCCACAAGATCGACTACTAAAGTTCTTGTTGGACAACTCAGCAGACAGCGAGGAGACAGTGCAGTGTGCTAACTGTGATCTGGAGTACAAGAAACAG GATGTGGATGCAATGTATTATTGCAACACTTGTTGCCAGCCGCTGTGCAGAGACTGCAGGGAAACCACCCATAAAGCCAAGATGTTCGCCTGCCACGAGATTGTCTCCCTTGCAAAGCGCACCAAAGAAGCCCACAAAAAATGTG cCCTCCATGGCGAACTCTACATCATGTTTTCTACAGAGAAGAAATCCATGCTCTGCATCAACTGCTTCAGAGACATGCAAGT GGAGAGCAGAGCACACTGCATTGATATTGAGACAGCGTATATACAAGGGTGTGAAAAACTGGACCAAGCCGTCTTA GCTGTTAAGGAGCTTCAGACATCTGCACGAGAGGCGATCGCTCTGCTTAAAGCCATGATAGGAGAGGTCAGGACCAATGTGGATGAAGAGGAGAGCGCCATCTGCACTCTGTTCAATAACATGCAG GAAAAGCTggcagagagaaaaaaaatgttactcaaGGCAGCACTAAG TCAGCATGAAGAGAAGGAAAGAGCTTTTAAAGAGCAGTTATCTCATCTTGCTGCACTCCTGCCAACTCTTCAG GTTAATCTGGTCACTTGTTCTGCCTTCCTAAACTCAGCCAATAAATTTGAGTTCTTAGACATGGGATAT CAATTAATGGAGAGACTGAAAAAGATTGTTAAACTACCACACAGACTGAGACCAGCACAGAGCAGTAAG ATAAATACAGAGTATCGCTCTGAGTTTGCCCGCTGTCTTGAGCCTCTCTTGCTGTTGGCACACCGTCGGTCAGTGTCCACTGCAGGAATCGTGACATTAGGTTTGGCAAATACCAGCGGACA GATGCAGTCATCTCTCTCAGTCCAGTGTCATTCTCCATCCATGAGTGACATGTCTTTATGCTCTTCTGTGGTGCGCAAGCCGAGCTCACATCGATACATCAGTACCAAGGTTCTGCTGGCGGAGGGGGGAGAGACGCCCTTTATGGAACACTGCTGCAGCTATGAGAACAGCTTCAGG ACTTTGCATACAGAGATCCAGAAACTCAAAGACCAGGTGCAGGAGATTCACAGAGATCTGACCAAACATCATTCCCTCATAAAAACCGACACCATGGGTGAGATTCTGGAAAGATCTCTACAGATGGACGAACAGATCTCTACAGATTATTCCTCAGTGGAGTTAATGAGAGCCATGTTTGAGGAG atCTGGGAGGAGACGTTGCAGAGGGTGGCAAATGAACAAGAGATTTACGAAG CCCAGCTTTATGACCTGCTACAATTAAAACAGGAGAACTTCTGTTTGACCACCATTGCCCGACAAATAGGGCCCTACATTCAGTCTATAGCGAAAGTGAAAGAACGTCTAGAGCCCAG acTAAAGGAGCCCAAAGAACTACAAGATGATCGCACAGAAATTATGCTGAAGCTCTATGAAGACAGCACCTCCACTCCTGACACACAACCCAG TAATGAACTGTCCTGTAATGTCGAAGACAACCGGACTTTTAACAGCCTATCAGAGGAGACCACTCCTAAGAAAAAGGATTGCTATAGGACGAGCAAGCAGAAGAACATTGACACAGCCAATCGTAAAGAGATAACACTGTGA
- the rnf207b gene encoding RING finger protein 207 isoform X2 → MLEHQSIVKGINALPPQDRLLKFLLDNSADSEETVQCANCDLEYKKQDVDAMYYCNTCCQPLCRDCRETTHKAKMFACHEIVSLAKRTKEAHKKCALHGELYIMFSTEKKSMLCINCFRDMQVESRAHCIDIETAYIQGCEKLDQAVLAVKELQTSAREAIALLKAMIGEVRTNVDEEESAICTLFNNMQEKLAERKKMLLKAALSQHEEKERAFKEQLSHLAALLPTLQVNLVTCSAFLNSANKFEFLDMGYQLMERLKKIVKLPHRLRPAQSSKINTEYRSEFARCLEPLLLLAHRRSVSTAGIVTLGLANTSGQMQSSLSVQCHSPSMSDMSLCSSVVRKPSSHRYISTKVLLAEGGETPFMEHCCSYENSFRTLHTEIQKLKDQVQEIHRDLTKHHSLIKTDTMGEILERSLQMDEQISTDYSSVELMRAMFEEIWEETLQRVANEQEIYEAQLYDLLQLKQENFCLTTIARQIGPYIQSIAKVKERLEPRLKEPKELQDDRTEIMLKLYEDSTSTPDTQPSNELSCNVEDNRTFNSLSEETTPKKKDCYRTSKQKNIDTANRKEITL, encoded by the exons ATGTTAGA ACATCAGTCTATTGTGAAAGGGATAAATGCTCTGCCCCCACAAGATCGACTACTAAAGTTCTTGTTGGACAACTCAGCAGACAGCGAGGAGACAGTGCAGTGTGCTAACTGTGATCTGGAGTACAAGAAACAG GATGTGGATGCAATGTATTATTGCAACACTTGTTGCCAGCCGCTGTGCAGAGACTGCAGGGAAACCACCCATAAAGCCAAGATGTTCGCCTGCCACGAGATTGTCTCCCTTGCAAAGCGCACCAAAGAAGCCCACAAAAAATGTG cCCTCCATGGCGAACTCTACATCATGTTTTCTACAGAGAAGAAATCCATGCTCTGCATCAACTGCTTCAGAGACATGCAAGT GGAGAGCAGAGCACACTGCATTGATATTGAGACAGCGTATATACAAGGGTGTGAAAAACTGGACCAAGCCGTCTTA GCTGTTAAGGAGCTTCAGACATCTGCACGAGAGGCGATCGCTCTGCTTAAAGCCATGATAGGAGAGGTCAGGACCAATGTGGATGAAGAGGAGAGCGCCATCTGCACTCTGTTCAATAACATGCAG GAAAAGCTggcagagagaaaaaaaatgttactcaaGGCAGCACTAAG TCAGCATGAAGAGAAGGAAAGAGCTTTTAAAGAGCAGTTATCTCATCTTGCTGCACTCCTGCCAACTCTTCAG GTTAATCTGGTCACTTGTTCTGCCTTCCTAAACTCAGCCAATAAATTTGAGTTCTTAGACATGGGATAT CAATTAATGGAGAGACTGAAAAAGATTGTTAAACTACCACACAGACTGAGACCAGCACAGAGCAGTAAG ATAAATACAGAGTATCGCTCTGAGTTTGCCCGCTGTCTTGAGCCTCTCTTGCTGTTGGCACACCGTCGGTCAGTGTCCACTGCAGGAATCGTGACATTAGGTTTGGCAAATACCAGCGGACA GATGCAGTCATCTCTCTCAGTCCAGTGTCATTCTCCATCCATGAGTGACATGTCTTTATGCTCTTCTGTGGTGCGCAAGCCGAGCTCACATCGATACATCAGTACCAAGGTTCTGCTGGCGGAGGGGGGAGAGACGCCCTTTATGGAACACTGCTGCAGCTATGAGAACAGCTTCAGG ACTTTGCATACAGAGATCCAGAAACTCAAAGACCAGGTGCAGGAGATTCACAGAGATCTGACCAAACATCATTCCCTCATAAAAACCGACACCATGGGTGAGATTCTGGAAAGATCTCTACAGATGGACGAACAGATCTCTACAGATTATTCCTCAGTGGAGTTAATGAGAGCCATGTTTGAGGAG atCTGGGAGGAGACGTTGCAGAGGGTGGCAAATGAACAAGAGATTTACGAAG CCCAGCTTTATGACCTGCTACAATTAAAACAGGAGAACTTCTGTTTGACCACCATTGCCCGACAAATAGGGCCCTACATTCAGTCTATAGCGAAAGTGAAAGAACGTCTAGAGCCCAG acTAAAGGAGCCCAAAGAACTACAAGATGATCGCACAGAAATTATGCTGAAGCTCTATGAAGACAGCACCTCCACTCCTGACACACAACCCAG TAATGAACTGTCCTGTAATGTCGAAGACAACCGGACTTTTAACAGCCTATCAGAGGAGACCACTCCTAAGAAAAAGGATTGCTATAGGACGAGCAAGCAGAAGAACATTGACACAGCCAATCGTAAAGAGATAACACTGTGA
- the icmt gene encoding protein-S-isoprenylcysteine O-methyltransferase: MAGSKLVLEGRISVISFISGLGVIVIPLLVNFGSHIDWIFDYLTDVNGKIAIAVYITVLNGFLLILYKGPLYKVAVRACFLGFTFGCGLTLSFADTTWTHFGWYMCSLSFFHYSEYLVTAIINPRSLSLDSFLLNHSVEYTVAAVFSWVEFTVEKLLVPDLKQFNWLCGVGLFMVFCGDSLRKAAMLTAGSNFNHIVQNEKARSHVLVTSGVYAHFRHPSYVGWFYWSIGTQIVLCNPICILGYTVASWRFFRERIEEEEISLILFFGEDYIEYKKKVFTGLPFISGIRINS; the protein is encoded by the exons ATGGCAGGCAGCAAGTTGGTGCTAGAAGGAAGGATAAGTGTCATAAGCTTTATCTCAGGTCTGGGCGTCATCGTAATACCTTTACTCGTAAATTTTGGCTCTCACATTGACTGGATATTCGATTACCTCACGGATGTAAACGGGAAAATAGCCATAGCGGTGTATATCACAGTTCTCAATGGCTTCCTGCTAATCCTCTACAAGGGACCTTTATACAAG GTGGCTGTTAGGGCCTGTTTTCTTGGATTTACCTTTGGATGTGGCCTCACTTTAAGTTTTGCAGATACAACATGGACACACTTTGGATG gTATATGTGCTCGCTGTCGTTCTTTCACTATTCTGAGTACCTGGTTACTGCCATCATCAACCCACGCAGTCTATCCCtagactcttttcttctcaacCACAGTGTTGAGTATACAGTAGCAGCCGTTTTCTCCTGGGTGGAGTTCACTGTGGAAAAGCTCCTGGTGCCAG ATTTGAAGCAATTCAACTGGCTCTGTGGGGTGGGACTGTTCATGGTCTTCTGCGGAGACAGCCTGCGTAAAGCAGCCATGTTGACCGCAGGGTCCAACTTCAACCACATAGTGCAGAATGAGAAGGCCCGGAGTCACGTGCTGGTCACAAGTGGAGTTTACGCGCATTTTAGACATCCTTCCTATGTGGGATGGTTTTACTGGAGCATTGGCACTCAG ATCGTTTTGTGCAACCCAATATGTATTTTGGGATATACAGTGGCCAGCTGGCGGTTCTTTCGAGAGCGAATTGAGGAAGAGGAGATCTCTCTCATCCTTTTCTTTGGTGAGGActacattgaatacaagaagaAGGTCTTCACCGGCTTGCCCTTCATCTCAGGGATCAGGATTAATTCTTAA